The Streptomyces sp. Alt3 genome has a segment encoding these proteins:
- a CDS encoding carbohydrate ABC transporter permease, whose translation MPSRDGARAARSPMAAPRSFLWTRRVVLTLLAGFVLLPVYVMISSSLKPLQDVSGKFRWIPDGLTVQPYIDIWDTVPLARYFVNSLIVAGAATVCSVVIAVFAAYAVSRYGFRGKRVFTVTVLSTQMFPGILFLLPLFLIFVNIGNTTGLALYGSRGGLILTYLTFSLPFSIWMLIGYFDSIPRDLDEAAMVDGCGPMRALFRVVVPAAVPGIVAVSVYAFMTAWGEVLFASVMTNDVTRTLAVGLQGYATQNDVYWNQVMAASLVVSVPVVAGFLLLQRYLVAGLTAGAVK comes from the coding sequence CCGGCGCGTGGTCCTGACCCTCCTCGCGGGCTTCGTCCTGCTGCCGGTCTACGTGATGATCAGCAGTTCCCTGAAGCCGCTCCAGGACGTGTCGGGGAAGTTCAGGTGGATCCCGGACGGCCTCACGGTCCAGCCGTACATCGACATCTGGGACACCGTTCCGCTCGCCCGGTACTTCGTGAACTCGCTGATCGTGGCGGGCGCCGCGACGGTGTGCTCGGTGGTGATCGCGGTGTTCGCGGCCTACGCCGTGAGCCGCTACGGCTTCCGGGGCAAGCGCGTCTTCACCGTCACGGTCCTCTCCACCCAGATGTTCCCCGGGATCCTCTTCCTCCTCCCGCTGTTCCTGATCTTCGTCAACATCGGCAACACCACCGGCCTGGCCCTCTACGGCTCCCGGGGCGGGCTGATCCTCACGTACCTGACGTTCTCGCTGCCCTTCTCCATCTGGATGCTGATCGGCTATTTCGACTCCATCCCGAGGGACCTGGACGAGGCCGCCATGGTGGACGGCTGCGGCCCGATGCGCGCGCTGTTCCGGGTGGTCGTGCCGGCCGCCGTGCCGGGGATCGTGGCCGTGTCCGTGTACGCCTTCATGACGGCCTGGGGCGAAGTGCTGTTCGCCTCCGTGATGACCAACGACGTCACGCGCACCCTCGCCGTGGGCCTGCAGGGTTACGCCACCCAGAACGACGTGTACTGGAACCAGGTCATGGCCGCCTCGCTCGTCGTCAGCGTGCCCGTCGTGGCGGGCTTCCTGCTCCTGCAGCGCTATCTCGTCGCCGGGCTCACCGCGGGAGCCGTCAAGTGA
- a CDS encoding ABC transporter ATP-binding protein: MKENPVIAAVTGLTVEVDGRALVDRVSLRIRPGTVTALVGASGSGKTTTGLALLGEFPAGARVTGEVAVHGTRIGYIPQHPAAVLNPARRAGALLRDMARTQVRDLPRSQRRAAARQRVTQALDDAQLEDGEQVLGRYPHQLSGGQQQRLVLAQALLLGARIIVADEPTTGQDALTTRRVVDQLAAVAAQGIAVLLLSHDLDVVRELADEVLVMRGGRVVEQGRAHRVLEAPTHPWTKELLAEPRTLPYAEPGRTGAELLTVDALTARHRTGGAHVPVLSVDRLTLRGGECLAVVGRSGSGKTTLGRCLAGLHRDHTGRITLDGRELPRSLRDRSREQLAAVQYVFQDARAAFDEHRPVLDQVARTAVRLHGTEPREAGAEARRVLTDLGLAEELVRRRPGLLSGGELQRAALARALLARPRVLVCDEITSGLDPVTRRSLLDLLAALMHRQDAPAVVLITHDLDTAAPADRVAVLDGGVVVEEGPREQILTAPRHPFTVALLGASERWGAAARR, translated from the coding sequence ATGAAGGAGAACCCCGTGATCGCCGCCGTCACCGGACTGACGGTCGAGGTCGACGGCCGCGCACTCGTCGACCGGGTCTCGCTCCGCATCCGCCCCGGCACCGTGACCGCCCTGGTCGGCGCCTCCGGCAGCGGCAAGACCACGACCGGCCTCGCCCTGCTCGGTGAATTCCCCGCTGGTGCGCGCGTGACGGGCGAGGTGGCCGTGCACGGCACCCGCATCGGTTACATCCCCCAGCACCCCGCCGCCGTCCTCAACCCCGCCCGCCGCGCCGGGGCCCTCCTGCGCGACATGGCGCGCACGCAGGTGCGTGACCTGCCCCGGTCACAGCGTCGCGCGGCAGCCCGGCAGCGCGTCACGCAGGCACTCGACGACGCCCAACTCGAGGACGGCGAGCAGGTGCTGGGCCGGTACCCGCACCAGCTCTCCGGAGGACAGCAGCAGCGCCTCGTCCTGGCGCAGGCACTGCTCCTCGGCGCCCGGATCATCGTCGCCGACGAACCCACGACAGGGCAGGACGCCCTGACGACACGTCGGGTCGTCGACCAGCTCGCGGCGGTGGCGGCGCAGGGCATCGCCGTGCTGCTGCTCAGCCACGACCTCGACGTCGTGAGGGAACTGGCCGACGAGGTGCTGGTGATGCGCGGCGGCCGTGTGGTGGAACAGGGCCGGGCCCACCGGGTCCTGGAGGCGCCCACCCACCCGTGGACCAAGGAGCTCCTCGCCGAACCGAGGACCCTGCCGTACGCGGAACCCGGGCGCACCGGTGCCGAGCTGCTGACCGTCGACGCACTCACCGCGCGTCACCGGACAGGCGGGGCCCATGTGCCGGTGCTGAGCGTCGACCGGCTCACCCTCCGCGGCGGTGAGTGCCTGGCCGTCGTCGGACGCTCGGGCAGCGGCAAGACCACCCTCGGGCGCTGCCTCGCCGGACTCCACCGTGACCACACGGGCCGGATCACGCTCGACGGCAGGGAACTGCCGCGCAGTCTGCGGGACCGCAGCAGGGAGCAGCTCGCCGCCGTGCAGTACGTCTTCCAGGACGCACGGGCCGCCTTCGACGAACACCGGCCGGTCCTGGACCAGGTGGCCCGCACGGCGGTGCGCCTGCACGGCACCGAACCCCGGGAAGCGGGGGCCGAGGCGCGGCGGGTGCTGACGGACCTCGGGCTGGCCGAGGAACTCGTCCGCAGGCGGCCCGGCCTCCTGTCCGGCGGCGAACTCCAGCGCGCGGCGCTGGCCAGAGCGCTCCTCGCGCGGCCCCGGGTACTCGTCTGCGACGAGATCACCTCCGGGCTCGACCCGGTCACCAGGCGTTCCCTGCTGGACCTGCTCGCCGCACTGATGCACCGTCAGGACGCGCCCGCCGTCGTGCTGATCACACACGACCTCGACACCGCTGCACCGGCCGACAGGGTGGCCGTGCTGGACGGCGGCGTGGTGGTCGAGGAGGGCCCGAGGGAACAGATCCTGACTGCTCCCCGTCACCCGTTCACGGTCGCGCTGCTCGGTGCGTCGGAGAGATGGGGAGCCGCCGCACGCCGGTGA
- a CDS encoding DUF1996 domain-containing protein: MAERISRSTLVSALVVIAALALVIAGLTAIARAGAPAEAAPEAGAPAPASGVMQGTQHMQGHAMAAADPVPSGDDPDGDGYIPAIPPVTGVQPSTEIPPHRYFHEFQANCSVTHTGSVDPIVYPGQTGKSHNHTFMGNDTTDENSTTASLGVGGTACKAPGDLSAYWMPTLYKGDQEVRPVGPQTIYYKAGVTDYRTVRPFPKGLRFVVGSPTQTAAEFRDHPGMVEGYECGESYHNYEFPATCPTSQDTQLNLRMQAPSCWDGKHLDTPDHKAHMTYPIVMGANQDVCPASHPVALPMIEFKMAWPVNGDMSQVRLASGTGHSFHYDFFNAWDDATLDTMVGHCIVGGLQCDARGYDQNNPGEGAALDENYELP; this comes from the coding sequence ATGGCCGAAAGAATCAGCAGATCCACCCTGGTGTCCGCCCTGGTCGTCATCGCGGCACTGGCCCTGGTGATCGCAGGGCTCACAGCGATCGCCAGGGCCGGTGCCCCGGCCGAGGCGGCGCCCGAGGCCGGGGCACCCGCCCCGGCCTCGGGCGTCATGCAGGGGACGCAGCACATGCAGGGGCACGCCATGGCGGCCGCCGACCCGGTCCCCTCGGGGGACGACCCGGACGGCGACGGTTACATCCCGGCGATCCCGCCGGTCACCGGGGTGCAGCCGTCCACCGAGATCCCGCCCCACCGGTACTTCCACGAGTTCCAGGCGAACTGCTCCGTCACCCACACCGGATCGGTCGACCCGATCGTCTACCCCGGTCAGACCGGCAAGTCCCACAACCACACGTTCATGGGCAACGACACCACGGACGAGAACAGCACGACCGCATCGCTCGGGGTGGGCGGTACCGCCTGCAAGGCGCCCGGCGACCTGTCCGCGTACTGGATGCCGACCCTGTACAAGGGGGACCAGGAGGTGCGCCCGGTCGGTCCGCAGACCATCTACTACAAGGCCGGTGTCACCGACTACCGGACCGTGCGGCCGTTCCCGAAGGGGCTGCGCTTCGTCGTCGGCAGCCCGACGCAGACCGCCGCGGAGTTCCGCGACCACCCCGGCATGGTCGAGGGGTACGAGTGCGGTGAGAGCTACCACAACTACGAGTTCCCGGCGACGTGTCCGACCAGCCAGGACACCCAGCTCAACCTCCGTATGCAAGCGCCCAGTTGCTGGGACGGCAAGCATCTGGACACCCCGGACCACAAGGCCCACATGACCTATCCGATCGTGATGGGGGCCAACCAGGACGTCTGCCCGGCCAGTCATCCCGTCGCCCTGCCGATGATCGAGTTCAAGATGGCCTGGCCGGTCAACGGAGACATGTCGCAGGTGAGGCTGGCCAGCGGCACGGGCCACTCCTTCCACTACGACTTCTTCAACGCCTGGGACGACGCCACGCTGGACACGATGGTCGGCCACTGCATCGTGGGCGGCCTCCAGTGCGACGCCCGGGGCTACGACCAGAACAACCCCGGCGAGGGTGCCGCTCTGGACGAGAACTACGAACTGCCCTGA
- a CDS encoding HD domain-containing protein, with amino-acid sequence MAADPSTTAGVRVPDTRLAVEATELVRDTTDELVYHHSRRVFLFGALQGRRRDLSFDPELLYIGAMFHDLGLGERFRSSGRRFEVDSADEARGFLQARGVPEDSVRRVWTAIALHTTPGIPAFMEPEVALVTAGVEYDVLGIGYGDVSDADRAAVVALHPRPDFKRRILASFTEGIRPKPETTFGNVKADVLQHYVPGFERGDFVRTVLESPWPE; translated from the coding sequence ATGGCAGCCGATCCGTCCACGACGGCAGGCGTGCGCGTACCGGACACGAGGCTCGCGGTCGAGGCGACCGAGCTCGTACGCGACACGACCGACGAGCTCGTGTACCACCACTCCCGCCGGGTCTTCCTCTTCGGCGCCCTGCAGGGGCGCCGGCGGGACCTGTCCTTCGACCCCGAACTCCTGTACATCGGTGCCATGTTCCACGACCTCGGGCTCGGCGAGCGCTTCCGCTCCAGCGGGCGCCGCTTCGAGGTGGACAGTGCGGACGAGGCACGCGGCTTCCTGCAGGCCCGTGGGGTGCCGGAGGACAGCGTGCGGCGGGTGTGGACCGCCATCGCCCTGCACACCACCCCTGGCATCCCGGCCTTCATGGAGCCCGAGGTGGCGCTGGTGACGGCCGGTGTGGAGTACGACGTCCTCGGCATCGGCTACGGGGACGTCTCCGACGCGGACCGTGCGGCGGTCGTCGCACTGCATCCACGGCCGGACTTCAAGCGGCGGATCCTCGCCTCCTTCACCGAGGGAATCCGCCCGAAACCGGAGACGACGTTCGGCAACGTCAAGGCCGACGTGCTCCAGCACTACGTTCCGGGCTTCGAGCGGGGGGACTTCGTACGCACCGTTCTCGAATCGCCGTGGCCGGAGTGA
- a CDS encoding GH1 family beta-glucosidase, whose protein sequence is MNDLSALPRDFTWGVATAAYQIEGAVAEDGRAPSIWDTFSHTPGAVDNGDTGDVACDHYHRVPEDIGLIKELGAGAYRFSVAWPRVVPGGDGPVNKAGLDFYDRLVDGLLEAGITPFTTLYHWDLPQALQDRGGWTVRETAEHFAAYSGVVVDRLGDRVKDWATLNEPLCSAWIGHLEGRMAPGLTDLTAAVRASFHLHLGHGLAVREIRDRCPDARVGIVNNLSPVQAASESPADLAAAVRADGHINRWWLDPIHGRGYPQDMLDLYGVELPVRAGDMETIAAPLDWLGLNYYFRQIVTADDDGPVPLARQIPVPGARHTAMDWEVHSEGLEQLLLRLTEEYGARRIHVTENGSAYRDTVGPDGSVHDPERTRYLEEHLAACARAVAGGAPLAGYFAWSLLDNFEWAYGYDKRFGLVHVDYETQRRTVKSSGRRYAELIRAVSGDRSRAAD, encoded by the coding sequence GTGAACGATCTCAGCGCTCTCCCCCGGGACTTCACATGGGGGGTGGCAACCGCCGCGTACCAGATCGAGGGAGCCGTGGCGGAGGACGGCCGCGCCCCCTCCATCTGGGACACGTTCTCGCACACCCCCGGCGCCGTCGACAACGGTGACACCGGCGACGTGGCGTGCGACCACTACCACCGGGTCCCCGAGGACATCGGCCTGATCAAGGAGCTCGGCGCCGGAGCCTACCGCTTCTCGGTGGCCTGGCCGCGGGTCGTGCCCGGCGGCGACGGCCCGGTGAACAAGGCCGGACTCGACTTCTACGACCGGCTGGTCGACGGCCTCCTGGAGGCCGGGATCACCCCGTTCACCACGCTCTACCACTGGGATCTGCCGCAGGCGCTCCAGGACCGGGGCGGATGGACCGTACGGGAGACCGCCGAGCACTTCGCGGCGTACTCCGGCGTCGTCGTCGACCGCCTCGGCGACCGGGTGAAGGACTGGGCGACGCTCAACGAGCCCCTCTGCTCGGCCTGGATCGGCCATCTGGAAGGGAGGATGGCACCGGGGCTCACCGACCTGACGGCCGCCGTGCGTGCCTCGTTCCACCTCCACCTCGGCCACGGCCTGGCCGTCCGGGAGATCCGTGACCGGTGCCCGGACGCCCGGGTCGGCATCGTCAACAACCTCAGCCCGGTCCAGGCCGCGAGCGAGAGCCCGGCGGACCTGGCCGCCGCCGTCCGCGCCGACGGTCACATCAACCGCTGGTGGCTGGACCCCATCCACGGCCGGGGCTACCCGCAGGACATGCTCGACCTCTACGGAGTCGAACTGCCCGTGCGGGCGGGGGACATGGAGACCATCGCGGCACCGCTGGACTGGCTCGGGCTGAACTACTATTTCCGCCAGATCGTCACCGCCGACGACGACGGCCCGGTCCCCCTCGCCCGGCAGATCCCGGTGCCCGGGGCCCGGCACACCGCCATGGACTGGGAGGTCCACTCCGAGGGTCTGGAGCAGTTGCTGCTGCGCCTCACCGAGGAGTACGGGGCCCGGCGGATCCACGTCACGGAGAACGGCTCGGCCTACCGGGACACCGTCGGTCCCGACGGCTCGGTGCACGACCCGGAGCGCACGCGGTATCTGGAGGAACACCTCGCGGCCTGTGCCCGCGCCGTGGCGGGCGGAGCGCCGCTGGCCGGCTACTTCGCCTGGTCGCTCCTGGACAACTTCGAGTGGGCGTACGGATACGACAAGCGGTTCGGCCTGGTGCACGTCGACTACGAGACGCAACGCCGCACCGTCAAGAGCAGCGGACGGCGCTACGCGGAGCTGATCCGCGCGGTCTCGGGCGACAGGTCACGCGCGGCGGACTGA
- a CDS encoding carboxylesterase/lipase family protein has protein sequence MSVFTTKAGAVAGRRAVRDPGVVVLRGIPYAAPPFGADRFRAPRPAAPWDGVRDCASFGAVAPQSAELPGAPVWSPGDEDILNLNVWTPAGDGGALPVLVWIHGGAYVFGSSAQPDFDGTFLAGHGVVVVTLNYRLGFEGFGHVPAVDGEEACPDNRGLLDQIAALRWVRDNIASFGGDPGRITVAGQSSGATSVACLMAMDGARGLFLRAVAHSAVNACATPESAARTTAEVATAAGVPATYAGLASASPHALVEASDRVAEGYRRDPGSGHRHYDPAIYGPVAGVAGLAADPLTACATGASREVDLMVCHTVEEYWLLDAVGSCAKITTERQLAAFASDHRLPPSLLDGYRALMPGAPVSEIYLAVYGDLMFGEYSSRLAESHARAGGRAHLARFVRRRDGQGKPVRAWHCADVPFAFGTLEDEDVHFLVGGSPGAADRELAGRMAQAWAAFAATGDPGWQRIGSGTDAAVRIWDTLPESLPGTFPESSDSRWDDFRGPWRTAGLPLLTP, from the coding sequence ATGAGCGTGTTCACAACGAAGGCCGGAGCGGTCGCCGGGCGAAGGGCCGTCCGTGATCCCGGAGTTGTCGTCCTGCGTGGAATCCCCTACGCCGCCCCGCCCTTCGGCGCCGACAGGTTCCGGGCCCCGCGGCCCGCCGCGCCCTGGGACGGGGTCCGCGACTGCGCGTCGTTCGGGGCCGTCGCCCCCCAGTCGGCCGAGCTTCCCGGCGCGCCGGTCTGGTCGCCGGGCGACGAGGACATTCTGAATCTCAACGTCTGGACCCCGGCCGGCGACGGCGGGGCTCTCCCCGTGCTCGTCTGGATCCACGGCGGCGCCTACGTCTTCGGTTCCTCCGCGCAGCCCGACTTCGACGGGACGTTCCTGGCCGGTCACGGAGTCGTGGTCGTCACCCTCAACTACCGTCTCGGCTTCGAGGGGTTCGGCCACGTCCCGGCCGTGGACGGGGAGGAAGCGTGTCCGGACAACAGGGGGCTGCTCGACCAGATCGCCGCGCTCCGCTGGGTGCGCGACAACATAGCCTCGTTCGGCGGCGATCCGGGCCGGATCACGGTCGCGGGACAGTCCTCCGGAGCGACCTCGGTCGCCTGCCTCATGGCGATGGACGGGGCGCGCGGCCTGTTCCTCCGCGCCGTCGCGCACAGTGCCGTGAACGCCTGCGCAACCCCGGAGTCCGCCGCCCGCACCACGGCGGAGGTGGCCACGGCGGCGGGTGTCCCCGCCACGTACGCAGGGCTGGCGTCAGCCTCCCCGCATGCCCTCGTCGAGGCTTCGGACCGGGTGGCGGAGGGCTACAGGCGGGACCCCGGGTCGGGGCACCGCCACTACGATCCGGCGATCTACGGACCGGTGGCGGGGGTGGCCGGACTGGCCGCCGACCCGCTGACGGCGTGTGCGACGGGAGCGTCCCGCGAGGTGGACCTGATGGTCTGCCACACCGTGGAGGAGTACTGGCTGCTGGACGCCGTGGGCAGTTGCGCGAAGATCACCACGGAGCGGCAGCTCGCCGCGTTCGCCTCCGACCACCGGCTCCCGCCCTCCCTGCTGGACGGCTACCGCGCCCTGATGCCCGGGGCACCGGTGAGCGAGATCTACCTGGCCGTGTACGGGGACCTGATGTTCGGGGAGTACAGCAGCAGACTGGCCGAGTCCCACGCGCGGGCGGGAGGACGGGCCCACCTCGCCCGCTTCGTCCGCCGGCGCGACGGACAGGGGAAGCCGGTCAGGGCCTGGCACTGCGCCGACGTCCCCTTCGCGTTCGGCACCTTGGAGGACGAGGACGTCCACTTCCTCGTCGGGGGATCTCCGGGCGCCGCCGACCGTGAACTCGCCGGGCGGATGGCGCAGGCCTGGGCGGCCTTCGCCGCCACCGGCGATCCCGGCTGGCAACGTATCGGATCCGGCACCGACGCCGCCGTACGGATCTGGGACACCCTCCCGGAGAGCCTCCCAGGGACCTTCCCGGAGAGCAGCGACAGCAGGTGGGACGACTTCCGGGGGCCGTGGAGGACCGCAGGGCTCCCGCTGCTCACCCCCTGA
- a CDS encoding S1 family peptidase, translating into MVRTGLSALLIIGTWATAGLTQATAADSRSSAEPQASAGIITAMQRDLGLTKSQAEARLTAEKKATALEGTARSAAGASFGGSWFDAGSGKLTVAVTDDAKAGAVRAAGAQVRVVDHTARELDAVKNRLDALSAPSGVSSWRVDPRANSVVVTVVASERGDNDVRAFVAKAREAGPVTIEQTAKAPQTFAAGTVGGDPYYTGNVRCSIGFSVHGGFVTAGHCGQAGGAVRGWDGSAIGNFQGSSFPDNDYAWVNVGSGWWTVPVVLGWGTVSDQLVRGSNEAPIGASICRSGSTTHWHCGNVLAKNETVNYSQGAVHQMTKTSVCAEGGDSGGSFISGDQAQGVTSGGWGNCSSGGETWYQPINEILNRYGLTLHTA; encoded by the coding sequence ATGGTGCGGACCGGTCTGTCCGCCCTGCTCATCATCGGCACCTGGGCGACCGCCGGCCTCACCCAGGCCACGGCAGCCGACTCCCGTTCCTCCGCCGAACCCCAGGCGTCGGCCGGGATCATCACGGCCATGCAGCGCGACCTCGGACTCACGAAGAGTCAGGCCGAGGCGCGGCTCACCGCTGAGAAGAAGGCGACGGCTCTGGAGGGAACCGCGCGGAGCGCGGCCGGGGCCTCGTTCGGCGGCTCCTGGTTCGACGCCGGCAGCGGCAAGCTGACGGTCGCCGTCACGGACGATGCCAAGGCGGGTGCCGTCCGGGCGGCCGGCGCGCAGGTCCGCGTCGTCGACCACACGGCGCGGGAGCTCGACGCCGTGAAGAACCGGCTGGACGCGCTCTCCGCACCCAGCGGCGTCAGCAGCTGGCGCGTCGACCCCCGGGCGAACAGCGTCGTCGTGACCGTGGTCGCCTCCGAGCGGGGTGACAACGATGTCCGCGCCTTCGTCGCCAAGGCGCGCGAGGCCGGCCCCGTCACGATCGAGCAGACCGCCAAGGCGCCTCAGACGTTCGCCGCGGGAACGGTCGGCGGCGACCCGTACTACACCGGGAACGTCCGCTGTTCCATAGGCTTCTCCGTCCACGGAGGCTTCGTCACGGCGGGCCACTGCGGCCAGGCAGGCGGAGCGGTCAGAGGCTGGGACGGCTCGGCCATCGGCAACTTCCAGGGCTCGTCCTTCCCCGACAACGACTACGCCTGGGTGAACGTGGGCAGCGGCTGGTGGACCGTCCCCGTGGTCCTCGGCTGGGGCACCGTCTCCGACCAGTTGGTCCGCGGCTCCAACGAAGCCCCGATCGGCGCCTCGATCTGCCGCTCCGGCTCCACCACCCACTGGCACTGCGGAAACGTCCTCGCCAAGAACGAGACCGTCAACTACAGCCAGGGTGCCGTCCACCAGATGACCAAGACCAGCGTCTGCGCCGAAGGGGGCGACTCCGGCGGCTCGTTCATCAGCGGCGACCAGGCGCAGGGCGTCACCTCGGGAGGCTGGGGCAACTGCAGCAGCGGCGGTGAGACCTGGTACCAGCCCATCAACGAGATCCTCAACCGCTACGGGCTGACCCTCCACACGGCCTGA
- a CDS encoding ABC transporter permease translates to MRRLRRYGPGAAVVAVPLGIALAGPFLVGEPSARAASFTLGAGHRLGTDFVGRDVVQQVLLGGRPVVLVALAATVLAYLVALPLGLACALTHRRWLEEVLMRPLDVLLAVPSLLMILLVAAAFPPGAAGLALLVAFVSVPDAARIVRAAAAEAASRPAVEALRMQGESWWRLAVGYVGRSILRTLAADAGIRLTGVLYLVATAAFLGIGVAPDAADWAVMVDRNRTGLLIQPWAVVVPALLIVALTMGGNLLVDAAMERRTPARKGRRS, encoded by the coding sequence ATGAGGCGGCTCCGCAGGTACGGCCCCGGGGCCGCCGTCGTCGCCGTCCCGCTCGGCATCGCCCTGGCCGGCCCGTTCCTCGTGGGGGAGCCCTCGGCACGCGCCGCCTCCTTCACCCTCGGCGCCGGCCACCGGCTCGGCACGGACTTCGTCGGACGGGACGTCGTCCAGCAGGTGCTGCTCGGCGGACGGCCCGTGGTGCTCGTCGCCCTGGCCGCCACGGTGCTCGCCTACCTCGTGGCCCTGCCGCTCGGGCTGGCCTGTGCGCTCACCCACCGCAGGTGGCTGGAGGAAGTGCTGATGCGTCCCCTGGACGTGCTGCTCGCAGTTCCCTCACTGCTGATGATCCTGCTGGTCGCCGCCGCCTTCCCGCCCGGGGCGGCGGGACTCGCCCTGCTGGTGGCCTTCGTGTCCGTCCCGGACGCCGCTCGGATCGTGCGCGCGGCAGCCGCGGAGGCGGCGTCCCGGCCCGCCGTCGAGGCGCTGCGCATGCAGGGGGAGAGCTGGTGGCGCCTCGCCGTCGGATACGTGGGCAGGTCCATCCTGCGCACCCTGGCGGCCGACGCCGGGATCCGGCTGACCGGAGTGCTCTACCTGGTGGCCACCGCGGCCTTCCTGGGCATCGGGGTCGCCCCCGACGCCGCGGACTGGGCCGTGATGGTGGACCGCAACCGCACCGGACTGCTCATCCAGCCCTGGGCGGTCGTCGTGCCGGCCCTGCTCATCGTCGCGCTGACCATGGGCGGCAACCTGCTCGTCGACGCCGCCATGGAGCGCCGTACCCCGGCCCGCAAGGGCCGCCGCTCATGA
- a CDS encoding ABC transporter permease, which yields MNALRSWVARRLLLGAVQTAAVVLLVFGLTEALPGDAAVAFAGDQPDPQRIAAVREAMGLDRPAHERLADWVVGLLHGDFGTSLTSGRPVAGFLAGGFGPTLLLATLTVLILVPVAVGLGVLAARHEGRLTDRLISSTTLGVYAVPEFALGVLLVSVFALRLGWFPPTAVGYGTDLLAHPAALVLPVLVLLARPVCSLARLVRAGMIDALAAPWTTHAGRYGIPGARIRYGHALPNALAPATQQLARTIDWLLCGVIVVEALYVIPGLGTVLMNAVADRDIPVVQGLAVVFGVATVVLNLGADLVTHRLAPRSGVAA from the coding sequence GTGAACGCACTGCGCTCCTGGGTCGCCCGGCGGCTGCTCCTCGGTGCCGTGCAGACCGCGGCAGTCGTGCTGCTGGTCTTCGGGCTCACCGAGGCGCTGCCGGGCGACGCCGCGGTGGCCTTCGCCGGTGACCAGCCCGACCCGCAGCGCATCGCGGCCGTACGCGAGGCGATGGGACTGGACCGGCCCGCCCACGAGCGGCTGGCCGACTGGGTCGTGGGGCTGCTGCACGGCGACTTCGGCACCTCCCTCACCTCGGGGCGGCCGGTGGCCGGATTCCTTGCCGGCGGCTTCGGCCCCACCCTGCTCCTCGCCACACTCACGGTCCTGATCCTGGTCCCCGTGGCGGTCGGCCTCGGCGTACTCGCCGCCCGACACGAGGGGCGTCTCACCGACCGGCTGATCAGCTCCACCACCCTCGGCGTCTACGCCGTGCCCGAATTCGCCCTCGGAGTGCTCCTGGTGAGCGTGTTCGCGCTGCGCCTCGGCTGGTTCCCGCCTACCGCCGTCGGTTACGGCACCGATCTGCTCGCGCACCCCGCCGCGCTCGTCCTGCCCGTCCTGGTCCTGCTCGCCCGGCCCGTCTGCTCGCTCGCACGCCTGGTCAGGGCGGGCATGATCGACGCGCTGGCCGCCCCGTGGACCACCCATGCCGGACGGTACGGAATCCCGGGGGCACGCATCCGCTACGGACACGCCCTGCCCAACGCCCTCGCCCCCGCCACCCAGCAGCTCGCCCGCACCATCGACTGGCTGCTGTGCGGCGTCATCGTCGTGGAGGCCCTCTACGTGATCCCCGGACTCGGCACCGTCCTCATGAACGCCGTCGCCGACCGTGACATCCCCGTCGTCCAGGGACTCGCGGTGGTCTTCGGCGTCGCCACCGTCGTGCTCAACCTCGGCGCCGACCTCGTCACCCACCGGCTCGCACCACGCTCGGGGGTGGCGGCATGA